The stretch of DNA GTTATCTTTAATCGCGGCACGGATCTCATCATGAGTATAATCGGTGCAGCCACACAGTGGCTTCATCTTCGGCGTGGCTGAGTAGTCACCCACTGTGGATGCCAGTATTTGTTCGACCAGACCGGTACACGAGCCACACGAGGCTGAGGCCTTGGTGTGTGAGCGCACCTCTTCGAGCGTGAACAGGCCTTTGGTGGTGATCGCCTTGACGATGTCACCCTTGCAGACGCCGTTACAGCCGCACACCTCCATCTCATTGCTCATGGCCGAAGCAGCGTTTTGACCACCGTGACCGGAATCACCGAGATGGGCCTGACCAAACATCAGAGAATCGCGGAAGTCGCTAACATCCGTGCCATCACGCAACATCTGGAAGTACCAGGCGCCATCCACCGTGTCGCCATACATCACCGCGCCCTTGATCTTGTTATCCTTGAGCACCACTTTTTTATAGACACCGCGGGCAGCGTCCTTCATCACAATCTCTTCGGTACTCTCATCACCGATAAAGTCACCGGCAGAGAACAGGTCAACGCCCGTTACCTTCAGCTTTGTTGAAGTAACCGACCCCTCATAGCGACCGATGCCGTACTTGGCCAGATGATTGGCGCAGACCTTGGCCTGCTCAAACAGCGGCGCCACCAATCCGTACGTTTGGCTACGGTGCTGCACGCACTCACCCACGGCGTAGATCTTGGGATCAAAGGTCTGCATGGTGTCATTGACGACTATGCCTCGCTCGCAATGCAGACCGATCTTTTTTGCCAGCTCGATGTTGGGGCGGATACCCGCCGCCATCACTACGATGTCGGCCGCAATCTCCAGTCCGCCTTTAAAGCGCACACCCTTTACATACTCTTCACCGAGAATCGCCTCGGTCTGTGTCGACATCAGGAATTGCAGCCCTTTGTCTTCGAGCGCCTTTTGCAGCATCTTGCCGGAAACCGCATCCATCTGCCGCTCCATCAGCGTGCCACTCAAATGTACGACCGTGACATTCATACCCTGAATCTGCAAACCATTGGCCGCCTCAAGCCCCAGCAGACCACCGCCAATCACCACGGCATGCTTCTTGGTTTTGGCAGTGTCGAGCATGGTGTCCACATCTTTAATGTCGCGGAAACCGATCACACCCTTCAGATTGTGTCCCGGCACCGGAATAATGAAGGGATTGGAGCCGGTAGCCAGCAGCAGGCGATCATATGACTCCTCAGTGCCATCCTCAGCAATGACGCGGCGCCGTTTGCGATCGACATTCACCACCTTCTTGCCCGCGCGCAGGGTGATGTTGTTCTCCTTGTACCACTCAGGCGTATTCAGCATGATGTCATCGATGGTCTTCTCACCCGCCAACACGGGTGACAGCAGAATACGGTTGTAGTTACCGTAAGGCTCAGCGCCAAACACGGTAATGTCATACATATCGGGCGCGATCTTCAGCAACTCTTCCAGAGTGCGCACACCCGCCATACCGTTCCCGACCAACACCAATTTCTCTTTCATACCATGCTCCGATTTAAACGTCAGACTCCTTGAACAGACTTAGAGCAAGGGTTGTGCCATACACAACATACTTCACTAACTAATTGAAGTTAATTAATATTTTTCTGAGGCAAGCGCGGAGCGATATGCCGTTGCACCAACAGTGGCACACATTTAATGCATAACCGCACCACAAAGGTGCCGCGCATGGAATTGGTTCATCAATGCAGGCGCTGTTGGCAACCCATTTCTCAACTCGATGCACTACATCGTTATCTGAAGGGCTCGCCAATGGTCGGGCTGTTAATAGGAAAATCAGTTATTGGTAATAATCTAATATCGCACTACACCCTCACCAGCCAGAAGGCCAGCATTCACCAATGCCAGATACACAAAGGCAGACCCCTGCAATTTTAGGTATCATCTGGAATTGCTCTCTTGGATTTGCGAGAGCGTTGCCAGAAACCTCAAACATTAACCAGGGAAATAATATGAAGACCAGATCAATATGGAAGTTGATTTTGGCAATACCGCTATTCGTTTTAGCAATGTCACCGGCACAGGCACAGGCGAATGAAGATGATCATGACTCAGCCCTGCGCTGGGTCATCGAGGATGTGCTGCACTCAGATCATCTGCCGTTCGCCATTGGCCATCGCGGCTATGGGAATAACATGGGAGAGAACCCGGATAAGCCGATCGAAAATACCGTCGAATCGGTAACGCGCGCATATCGTGAAGGGATACAGGTTGTCGGCCTAGATGTAGTCATCACCAAGGACAATATCGCCGTCATGATGCACGACGATTACCTCGGAGACAAAACCTGTGTCAACACACTTACCTATGCCGAACTGAAGCAGCGCTTCAAAGAGGTTTCAACACTACAACAGGTATTGCAAACCGGCCGCATCTTCAGTGTCAAGAATAACGCTGATCGCCCCAGCGGCCTGCTCTCCATCGAGATCAAGGCGCCGGCTCCCATGTGCGATATTGATGACGTCACCATACCCGCGCTGGTCGCCGCTGTAATCGCCGATATCAATCACACCAAAATGGAACAGCAAGTGTTGATCGAATCCTTCTCACCCGAGATCATCGCTGCAGTCAAGGCGGCGCAACCCTCGATCCCGAGGCTGTTGTCGCTAAGCATGCTCCAGTTGCTGTCACCGGCACAGCTTCAGGCGATCACCGGCATGCCGGTAAAACTCGTCAGCAAGCAACCAGTCTTTGGCCTGCAATGGGTGGAAATCGGTCCAATCTACCGTCTCCCGATCTATGAATCACCCTATCAATATGTAAATACCCTGGCGGCATTGCAGAGCCGCGCTGCCGTCATCGACAAGACGGCATTAATGAAGATGGAACAAATCACCGCCGGCAACGGGGCGCTGCTGATAGCACAGCTTCATAACATCGGCATCAGCAGCATCGCTTACACCGTCAATTCAGCGCAGGAATGGCTCTTCCTCTCTACTCTTGGGATAGACGGCATCTATACCGACAACATCCCGATGGGGCTGTCGCTGGAAGGCCAGTAACCTATTGATGATGACCTAATTGGGTAACGAAACACGACTGGAATAACGAAAACCCTCCAATCCTCTTCCTGAGGGAAGGGACGCGGATGTCTCGAATGATACAAGTCTCAATATTTGTCACAAGCCTGGGCTTGCTCTTCGCTGCAACAGAGGTGAAGGCAAGCCCCATCAATCTTTACGCTGACGCTCAATAAAGGAATTTAAGCGTCTGAATCCGGCACCACGCATAGCGTGCGTCATCCGCCAATGCATCGTGGATGCGTGACGCATATGATCCAGGTTTTCCTTACCAACAAAGATCCTCTCGGCACCAGGACCGGCAATTTCTCGCCCTGCACATAGCCGCGCCCCACACTTGGTCAAACGCTGAAGTTTACGCACCAAAAAAGAACCGTCTTTGCTCAATGCCTTCAACAAGAAAACTGTTTTTTCCTGAAAAATCATACCAATAACAATCTGGCACAGTTACTGCAGAAGCACTTGCGCTTATCTCAACAAATACAAACCGAGGCAATGCAATGTACAGCAGCAAACTAAATATCTTTGATTTTCAGAGGCCGAACATACGTATTCTTCACTACACCTGGTTTGCATTTTTCATGACCTTTGTCGTATGGCTTGGGCTTGGGCCGATGATGCCATTCATCAAGGAGGCGTTGCAGCTTACCGATCAGCAGGCGAAAGTGCTGCTGATCCTGAACGTGGCGATTACGATTCCGGCACGCATTGTCGTGGGTATGCTGGTCGATAAACTCGGGCCACGCATTATGTATACAGCTGTGCTGGTGCTAGGTAGTTTGACCAGTATCGTCTTTGCCTGGGCAGAAAGTTATGCGCAGCTGGCACTTCTGCGTTTTCTCTCTGGTTTTATCGGTGCCGGATTTGTGGTGGGCATTCGCATGATTGGTGAGTGGTTTCCGGCCAAACAGACGGGGTTGGCGCAAGGCATTTACGGTGGTTGGGGTAACTTTGGTTCTTCTGCGGCGGCGGTGACACTGCCGGTGATTGCAGCCAACATCGGCGATGCCAGCGGCTGGCGCATTGCGCTGACTGTTGCCGGTCTGCTCGCGATAATTTATGGCCTTTTCTATTACACCCGCGTTAGCAACACGCCGAAGGGTTCAACCTACTTCAAGCCAAAGAAAATGGGGGCAATGGAGGTGACCAGCGGCACCGATCTGGTGCTTTACATGGTGATGAACATCCCACTGTTTCTGGCGCTGGCACTGCTGACATGGAAACTCTCGCCTGCGGAGATGGGGCTGATCAACGAGGGCGCAGCCTATCTGATCTACCTAACCTTAACTGCACTCTATCTGTTGCAGGTGTGGAAGATCTGGCATATCAACGGCCATGTATTGCAAAAACCGGTGTCGGAGATGCATCGTTACAAGTTCAAACAG from Gammaproteobacteria bacterium encodes:
- a CDS encoding MFS transporter, which gives rise to MYSSKLNIFDFQRPNIRILHYTWFAFFMTFVVWLGLGPMMPFIKEALQLTDQQAKVLLILNVAITIPARIVVGMLVDKLGPRIMYTAVLVLGSLTSIVFAWAESYAQLALLRFLSGFIGAGFVVGIRMIGEWFPAKQTGLAQGIYGGWGNFGSSAAAVTLPVIAANIGDASGWRIALTVAGLLAIIYGLFYYTRVSNTPKGSTYFKPKKMGAMEVTSGTDLVLYMVMNIPLFLALALLTWKLSPAEMGLINEGAAYLIYLTLTALYLLQVWKIWHINGHVLQKPVSEMHRYKFKQVAILDWAYFVTFGTELAVVSILAMFYVTWFDIPKVTAALLAGVYPFLNLMARPGGGWVSDRIGRRRTLIIVFAGITASFLMLGMLSKEWPVWLAVVLTICGGIFSKMGSGAVYAMVPLVQRRMTGQIAGMVGAFGNVGGVIFLTINSLVDYNQFFLMIGIAAALIFTVIMIYLEEPKGQMVETLPDGTVQMIEVK
- a CDS encoding glycerophosphodiester phosphodiesterase, with amino-acid sequence MKTRSIWKLILAIPLFVLAMSPAQAQANEDDHDSALRWVIEDVLHSDHLPFAIGHRGYGNNMGENPDKPIENTVESVTRAYREGIQVVGLDVVITKDNIAVMMHDDYLGDKTCVNTLTYAELKQRFKEVSTLQQVLQTGRIFSVKNNADRPSGLLSIEIKAPAPMCDIDDVTIPALVAAVIADINHTKMEQQVLIESFSPEIIAAVKAAQPSIPRLLSLSMLQLLSPAQLQAITGMPVKLVSKQPVFGLQWVEIGPIYRLPIYESPYQYVNTLAALQSRAAVIDKTALMKMEQITAGNGALLIAQLHNIGISSIAYTVNSAQEWLFLSTLGIDGIYTDNIPMGLSLEGQ
- a CDS encoding NAD(P)/FAD-dependent oxidoreductase, whose amino-acid sequence is MKEKLVLVGNGMAGVRTLEELLKIAPDMYDITVFGAEPYGNYNRILLSPVLAGEKTIDDIMLNTPEWYKENNITLRAGKKVVNVDRKRRRVIAEDGTEESYDRLLLATGSNPFIIPVPGHNLKGVIGFRDIKDVDTMLDTAKTKKHAVVIGGGLLGLEAANGLQIQGMNVTVVHLSGTLMERQMDAVSGKMLQKALEDKGLQFLMSTQTEAILGEEYVKGVRFKGGLEIAADIVVMAAGIRPNIELAKKIGLHCERGIVVNDTMQTFDPKIYAVGECVQHRSQTYGLVAPLFEQAKVCANHLAKYGIGRYEGSVTSTKLKVTGVDLFSAGDFIGDESTEEIVMKDAARGVYKKVVLKDNKIKGAVMYGDTVDGAWYFQMLRDGTDVSDFRDSLMFGQAHLGDSGHGGQNAASAMSNEMEVCGCNGVCKGDIVKAITTKGLFTLEEVRSHTKASASCGSCTGLVEQILASTVGDYSATPKMKPLCGCTDYTHDEIRAAIKDNRLTTIAAVREFLEWRNADGCASCRPALNYYVLAAWPREAVDDPQSRFINERAHANIQKDGTYSVVPRMWGGVTTPNELRAIADAADKYNAKMVKVTGGQRIDLFGIEKEDLPNIWADLNKAGMVSGHAYGKSLRTVKTCVGSEWCRFGTQDSTGLGIKIEQMTWGSWTPHKFKIAVSGCPRNCAEATIKDFGVVCVDSGYELHVGGNGGIHVRATDLLARVKTEEEAMEYCGAFMQIYREEAHYLERTAPWIERVGLSYVKQQVVEDEVGRKALYKRFLESQEVFKFDPWAKEIEQRRQDYIPIKKIG